The Liolophura sinensis isolate JHLJ2023 unplaced genomic scaffold, CUHK_Ljap_v2 scaffold_25, whole genome shotgun sequence genomic sequence TCTGCTCCATATGAGGTGCGGTTGGGGTAACATCTGTTGCGGAGCCAGAAGTGTTTGCCTCATCGTCCGCGATGGTTGGATACAGACCCATTATAAACCGAATTGTTGTTATGGCAAAGCATAAATTATGGCAAAGCATAAATTATATCTAAATCGTCCTCAAACGTGCTGACCCGAAGGCGGCGAAGCCGAACGCCGGACTCCAGATACAGAGTCCCTACGTCCATGCGGTCGGCTATCGTAACCTTTACATTATCGAGAGAGCTGTTAGCGATCGCTTTCTGCTGCGGTTGCGTTTTTACCATTATTCggagctcctttccatcgtgtTCGGACGGCCATCTGATTTTCAGCCCTGGGAGCAGAAATGTAGCGAGATCAGAGGCCACCCCTAGTTTTAGGTCCATGATAATGATGGACCCCTGGTTTATTTCTAACGCGGCTCGGAAATCTGTATTCGCGTTCAGGCGTACGTCGTTCTTCGCAGCGGCCAGTGTGAAGTGCCCTGCTGTTTCTAGAGCAACAAGACAGGTGTCGCTCGGCGTATACGACACGAATGTGAGCCCGGTGTTGAAAACCTTCTTGACCTCGGATTTAGTGGTTTGGACGGACATCGGCGTCACGAGCACATCGATAAGCCAATCGGGCTCGCGGGATCTGGCAAGGACAAATCGGTCATCACGGCGGACTAAGGAGAGTTTTTGATGCTCTATCGCCTCTGAAGGTGGCCTGCGCCCACCGATTGCAGCCGAGACGTCTTGAAGGGAATCAAACGTAGCGACAGCTTCTTGCCGCCCCACGTTAATCTTTTTTCGGCTGTAGAAGCCATTTTCGAACTGAAGGGCGTAAATCTTACCAGGTTGCCCGGGGAGCTCAAAATCCGTCGTGTCAGACAGGTCAGATAGTGACAGACATGTAGAACTGGGACCGGTCGAGTCAACCATTATTATGTCGTGATTTCTAGGGCCGCGCTTAGGTAACTGGTATCGAGACGCTTGCCGCTTATATCTAAAAGCGAGACCGTCAGCTTTGTCACGTATTCTCTACGCAAATTTTTGAACTGGGGGTTAGGGAAGGAagccgtcttcccgcagttgaTCCCTTCGCCGGTCGCCGCGATGGCCCTAAGTAACGTTGAACCGCTACTGGTATCAGACGCGAtcctcacgttttctgaggtgctcagttcgtCCAGATgcacaaatatttctttgtgtggAACCAAGTCGGGCCATTGATCAGCTTCCGTAGTGCCATTTCTGGGCATCAACCCGTCGGTGAATCCCAATATGGGGGCCAGCTCTTGCAGCATTAGGAAGGATTTGCCAGGGAGGCTTAGGGTTAGGCGGCCCGTAGCTTCGTTCATTTTCAGCGAAACGACAAGGGGGCGGAAGATtaccttgtccagcgtacaaaCATTATAGTAACCCCTCGGCACTTCAACCCGTTCGCCATCAAGCAGGAAGCCCACTCCTGGGTGAATATTCACCCAGGCAGGGTAGAATGTTATTTCGCGGAGGGCAATTTTTAGGCAGCCGTGACGGTTGTCAAGAGCCTGTGGCAGCTCCGAGGAGGAGCCGTTTTGAATATTAGTGAGAGTTACGAACATCTTGTATTCCTACGGTAATAGAATGAACAGAGAGGCGTTTACTTTTAATAGGGGGGCGACCTATAAGGCCGGGTCATTCTATGCTGTTCAAACCCACGCAGAACAGCTGACGCAAACAGACATTTACGCGCAGGAGGGCAAGGCCTTTCAGGCCCAGTTCGCGGATGTATTTTCGAAGTACCGCCTGCCCAAGGTAACCAGCTATTCCATCGttcaggcctggaacaccaaccCAATGCAGTTCTGGCAGAATCAGGTGAatttcgcggtctggtgcgcaacgaCGGGCTGTGGAGTATCCGccaaagaccatcttctcgccgcCGATCCGCGCATAAAGGCCTTGTACGCATTTCACGTCTACTATCAGGTCCGACGGGTTTTGGAGGAGATCAAAGCCCCGCTACCGCAAGACAGAGCATGGGACTGGCTAAATAATCCCTACGACCGGCGGGGTTATGAAAGGATCTGCGGAGAGTTTCGGGTGTCaccgcacacagactggaggcgagGTGGGGGCGCCAATCACGGACTCGGGGTGGCATACAACTACTGGACGAACCGCGGCTACCACCCAATCGGTGACGGCAGTTTTGATCCGGGCAGGATGACGTTCCCGAAGACGTTCGGCAAGCTCCACGTCGATTACATTGAACAGGACAGCGTAGACGCCTGGGGGTCGTTTATTGTTGAAACATCCTCTGGATTCACGCAGCCTGGTGTGGAGCGCTtgaacgattccatccggacctACGTATGGGCCAtattaggcgcccaagcgcaaacgaGGACGCGTATTCTTGGGACGGGAACAGCATTCGATGCACAAAAGCAGTTCTTCGCCAATGTGGAAGACGCCATTGCCTCTCCAGTCGATCTCCCCTCAGCAATCAAACGGTACCAGGACGTTCTACAATACGCCGGCAGCGTGGTCGACTTTGTGTTCGGTATAGGCCTTTACATGGCTCCCAGCGACATGTTGCTGCGGATCGGCCAGATAGCCAACTACAataacaaaatcgtcgtggccacagaagAACAGAAGCTAGGTTCTAACGAGGGTGTGAACGACatagtgccgcccactttgcagcCCGCAAAGCGGGCAGATAGGGGGATTGTAAAGCCGCAAGAGACTGTGCCGCACAGCCCTGTTGTTCCTGTTCCTGTTCTTGTTCCTTCGGAACAGggacaacagcaacaacagctCCGCGCGGCGGATTCATTTCCGTTAGCGCAATATAACCACGAAGCGGAAAAGACAGCCCTCGTGGTGGCCGGGGTGGCCATCGGTTTACTGCTGTTATGGCATTAACCAGTTCCGAACGGCTATGAGTAATAGGCcgcctactgcgacgactagggCCCAGACATTGTCGGCCAACCACCCAGCCGTTTTTCCGAGAAGGTTCAAGAGCCAGGATACCAAGAGCCAGGATACGATACTGCCAATTATCCCTGGAATCGCTGCGGccgccttcccagccagcttgccaagggcccGTGggagggactggagatgctttttcacccactCTTTGACACCGCGCCCGTCCTCTGGTTTAGGAGACGGCGTGCCCCCGCCACCAGACCCGCCGCTCAGCGCTAGCTTCAACGCAAGCGTTattgtcgagatcgccatcccaatagCTGTGAGAATGGACACGATTGCTACCCCCTGCTCACGGAAGAGGGTACGAACTCTCTCGGCCAGTGTGGTGTCCTTGTGGAGGATGCGATCGATGGTCTCCCTAATGCGGCTTATTTGCGTTCGCAGGGCCTCGCCCGTTgcagaggctgcttcgagccgggccgcCCTTTCGTCCTCGAGGTTCCGTATTCGTTCGGCGATCCGACGCCGGGCGAAATCATCAACACCGTCGGTGTTGGCCTCTTCCAACTTCTGTTTCTGTTTAGCTAATTCTCTATCGATTGCCGACAGCTTGTCTAGGTTATTCGTGTGCTCTCCGCAAATGGTTTGCAGAGCCATGTCTAGCCCCCTGAGTTCCCGAAGGGGGAGCGGCGGATCGTTCATCGTTTCAAGAAcacgcccgacctcactatccgtgaAGCTGGTTTCCACAGCTTCTATGGTCTCTGTCGCAGGctggtttaaatccttcagctccatggtatctgccgcGGCGGCCGCGGCACCAATCTTATCGCTCGCCGTCTGCAGGGCTCTGACCGCTTCCGGAGGCAAGGTTGCCTTCCCTGGCTTCCAGCCTTTAAAGCCAAGCTCTTGGATCGCCGCGGAACCGCCGGCCTTGCTGTATAATGAGGAGAGCGCTAGTGGTTCCCCCGTCTTTAAGTTTATAAGCCTCAGGTCTGGAATGCGAAGAGCTGGAGACGCCCATCTACGAGCACAAACTTGTTGGAATGCCGCCCCCGTTCAGGGGTAAGCCCCATGTCCGCAAAGAAGTTGTAATAGTCATCCACGGCAGCCCGCGTCAACTCTCTTAGAAGACTTGATCGGTTGCTTGTTTCTGTCGCGGTATTGTTTACAATGTCATTGTGGCGCACGAACTGCATAGGTGGTGGTGGATCATCATCGTCCAGGATCTTCCGGGGGGTCCGGCCGGTCGTCATAATCGCCGATGTCGGCCATTGCCCGAATTAAACACTTGTTTCTATGTCTTTAACATAATAACTCTTTAACATAATAGCACTTTAACATAATAGCACCAATACCAATGAATTCGAACGCATACGGCCGCAGACTCAACCCCTTCAGAAGACTCCGAGAGCCGTTAGCGGCGAAGGGTGTGCGGCAGTCCGTGGTCGTCACAAACAATCCGAGCACAATCGACGCGAATCAGCAACtattggtccgcttccccaacctcggcgaGCATGACGTGATTGTTCCCGGCACCGTTCGCCTAGCCTTCACGATTGCGCTCAACTCGACGGACGCGAACGCCACCGTGGTCGGCAACCTCGGGCGCGCCATCGTAAAGAAGACCACGATCAAAGTCAGCGGAAAATGAAGTGATGTCCATCGATGACTCCGACGtatttcattgctacggcgatcTATGGCTGACCAGGAACGAGcggcagaatgcggcctaccaaggcatcggcagcgacaACATGCTCAAACATCGCGTCGGGGCGGATGACGCGAATGATAATGCGGGAGACAATGCGATCGCTCGTGCCATGGGCAACCGGTTCTGCATCCCACTAGATTTCGAGATTTTGGAGAGCCACATGCCGTTCTACCAGAGCGCACTCTCCGACCGACTCGAGTACGAACTAAccttcaacgattacggccgggtcgtGAAGGCATCGGGTGATGCCGCGCcgcttacaccatcgacaataTCAGTCTGGAGTTCGATAAGATAACCGAACAGGAGCTGGCTAGGCAGATCCGCGGCAGTTCATCCATAACGTCACAATCTTCTATGATCGCGTCCTTCGCCACCGAAAATTGGCGAAGAACAAATCCGACACGCTGTGGAACATTAACCTTAACGTGCCGCGAGGTCGATGAAGGGAATCCTGATGCTGTTCGAGACGTCTTCAGCGGGGCATTGTGGAAGCGTCGGTctgaatccttctacaacccgaagatcaccaaagtggAGGTTACCGTTGAGGGTGTCCCCAATCAGCTATACAGCCAGGGAATGCTGGCATACCAACAGTGGGAAGAAGCCAGGAaattcttcgccagctcacccatTAGGAAGCGGGACCCGGAGGTGGctagggtcgtaaaagacttgggTCTGGCGGATGTGTCCTTGGAGGAGTTCCTGAGGTCGAAGTACGctttctggcttgaccttcggacGAGTGACGACGACCCAGCTGCATGGTAGTGGGAGACGCGTGGTTAACACCAGCGAGGGAATCACATTGCAGATTACGAAAGAGGCAGAGGAGGATGGAGTATTGAAAcgtgtatctgtatgtgattATGGACGCTCAGCTACACCTCGAGAATGGCCGGTTCGTCAGCGCCCTGTATTGATTTCCCAAGGAGGCCCACAGCGCGATCATCTGTGGGCAGACGGGGTGCGGAAAAACCGTCTTCGTTCTAGACCTGTTGGAGGGTCCTTTCCGCGGTGCCTTCCAACATATTGTGATCCTATGCCCCACTCTTCGGTATAACAAGGCCTACCAGCTACGGCCGTGGATACGGTCTGATCCAGAGGTCTACTGTTTAGACCCGGGCGAGCGGCTCCACGACTACCTTCGGGCGCTCCACCATCTTTTCGAGGGAGAGCCTACTTTGTACATCGTTGACGACTGCAGCGCGACGAAGGCGATGACGAAGAAAAAAGACATGCTTTCAGAGCTGGccttctcgggccgtcatgcgagccaaagcgtctgggtccttaCTCAAAAGTACAACTCCGTCCTCAAAGACCTACGCGAGCAGACACGTTGGGTGGCTCTCTTCCACTGCAAGGAACCGGGACTCGTTTGGAGAGTGCCTCCGAGAGAATGACGTCATCCCGACCCCGGAAGAAAGGGCAGCGGTTCGACGGCTGCTCGCAGAGAAGaagcattctaagctcctgctgaAGACGGATCAGCCAGTTGCTTATCAGGTGTTAAGCCAAACAGCTGTTGAGTAATCAGTACTTGTTCCGAAGGAACAATGACTGAAGCACTTGTGCATGCCGCGATACTGATTGCGCGACTATATTAGACAAAGGAGACTGTGTACGCATGCGATAGTTCGAATGAACAGAGTAAGGATGGAATGTGACGACCTGATTGACGAGCTGCTAGGCGATGCCGAGCCCCCCTACTGTTCCGAAGGAACGTGACAGCCATGTGCCGCCCGGTGGCCACGTGCCGCCGGTGATGCGCCAAACAGAGTGACACAGCATAGAGACAGATTGGCCGCACTTGCGTCTGGTGGCAGGGCCGAGCGGTATTTGGGGGAAGAACGTTACGGCTGAAGGCATCGAcgcatgagcgacgaagacatCGAAAAGCTGTACTCTCGCTACGAGGCTCGACTGGGTGCTCAGATGACGCAGACGCTCGAAAAACCGCACTGCGATTCTATTCAGTGGTGGCCAGCACGGTTctacctatcccacccgagaatcaaCCAAAGCTTGTAGCAGACCTCGAGGCTGACCCGTTGTTGACCACACTCTATTAAGAGCGTCTCGCGATTTGTACCACCGTTTCGGTATGTACTTAGCCCgctaaccatggcgctgaccaccgcaaaatattgtttgttttggaCACAAGTGCCCTCGAAATCCATCTTATCAGGATGAATCCAACGAGCGAGCGGGAGACGAGCCTGCTGCTGACGACGGCACGACAGCAAAGCCAATAGCTAAGCAATAGCTAAGCAATAGTTAAGCAATAGCTAAGAATAGCTAAGCAATAGCTAAGCAgtgttaaccatggcgctgagcATTTGAACAGGCGGTTTTTTCACGTATAGAGATGGATCCAACGAGCGAGCTGGAGATGAGCCCTTCTACGGGACAAGCGCCCCAAAGCGTGGCAGCCCCTTCTACGGGACAAGCGCCGCAAAGCGTGACAGCCCCTTCTACGGAACGCGTGAAGGATCCCAAAAGAGTCGCTGCGGGGCTAGCTAGCGCAGCAGCGAGAAAGGCGAAGTCGGAAAAAGTCTTAGAGGAACTTCGCAGAGCTAAAGCTGCTTTGCTTCCGCATTCCGTAGAATCGACACCCGAAGAGCCGAAGCGGGCTGAAAAGTCCAAAACCTCGGAAAAGCCGGAGCGGACTGAAAAGCCCAAAACATCGGAAATGCTCAGCTGGGCCCCCCTTGGCGCTGTTAGTCGTTGGGGTGGGTGTCCTGGTCCTGTCCCGGTTCCTTCGGAACCGGGACAGCAATAGCACGCGACACGAAGTGTCAGCAGCGTGCGAAGCCAGAATCTCGGAGCCACCAAATTTCCATTTGAAGGAGCGCCACCCTAACTATATGCTGTAGAAATATGTCTTCCCCCATCACTGATGGAAAAATGCTGgccaacgcggcctaccacgcagCTGTAGTCACCTTCCTGGCCGCTGGGTATGCTCGCCTGGGAAAAATGGCCTTGACAGCACCGATCCCAAAGCTGGACATGGTGACCGTCGATATCGCTTTAGCCCTCGTTTCCAAGGACATGTTAATTAAACAGGGGATACTCCCCCCTAATATTATCACGTAATGGCTTCCATCGcgatgatgatgggcggcgctctcgtaaacgctctggccttcagcgggagcaactatgTCTTCTCGTTGCTACGGTGCTCCGGTGTTGACGAAGAGCGGAGACGACATGATCACGCGGTAGAACAGCTCCAAGCCGCTCAGGCAAAATGGGCCAGAAAACgaactgagcgcttggactggatcaacgatgaacttcgccgccagggccacgccgTCCAAACGTTCAGGGACGTTGAGACCGCCATACGCGAATATGCCCGAGTCACGGGCAAAACACTTACACGCGATGCTCGCGATGCCCTGCTGGGCCCAGAGCCaaagctctccgatttctacgTACCATCCGAGGGTCAAAAAAATCGCGAAATTACCTTTGTCGTCCtaggaatgtgtgtggttggcgGCGTTAGCTATTCCATAGCAAGACTCACTAAGTAATCCGAAATGACCGTGTTTCATCGCCGAAAGGCGTTTGGGGCTCAATGCCGACACAaccttagtagtgaggtgggtACAAATGTGCCCTTCGGGCACCCAGatgaacaaaaattttttttgatgcTCTCACATCAAATCGAAGCTATGGTACGATTTTTTGGGGTCTGACGCACATTCTCGGAAGCCGTTCTTCCGAACGAAATTTGCCGGGGCGTCTTTCAACTCAACGTGTAGCCGCTGTGGCGCAAAGGCTTTGTAGTTGTCTCCGCGGATATTATCCAGTTCCACAACCGAAGTTTCACCGAAGCGTGTGCTGATCGGCTTAACTCTGGCTATCTTATATATGCCGTCCGGGAGTTCGCGCCACTTCGTCGTCTCTCGCTTCTCGACTTCTGGCTTCTCGTCGAAGTCTTTATCACTCGGCCACTCTGCCATCTTGCTGCTGCTATGCTATGCTTACGTTTGCTTTGCTTGGCTTTGggagatacatacatgtttccGTGTCTTAAAATAGGAATTTGCCTACCTGGTACCCAGATATTAGAGCCTTGGGTCTGTACGGGCATGATACCATCATGTCCAAGTTGGCGGATATCTATTACTCCCCTAGGGGCTACTGGAAGGGACTGGCGGCGATCCCCAAGCTAGCCGCTGCTGCCAAAGTGTCAGAAGATACGGCTCGTGCATGGCTAAAGAAGCaagctatctggcagatatacctccCCCGCCCGAAGCAATTACCGAGACCTCTGTTCGGCGTCGAAACACCGAATGAAGTTCATCAGGCCGATCTTCAGTTTCTGCCGCACGACCGACCGGGGAGAGGTCGTGAGCTGTacaagtacgcgctgacagtggTTGACGTCGCTTCGCGGTACAAGGAGGCTGAAGCTCTCGCTACGAAAGATTCAAAAGAGGTCGCGGATGCTTTGACCCGTATTTACAAGCGCGGCCCTCTTACATGGCCAAAGCTGTTTCAAGTCGACCCGGGGCGTGAATTCATGGGCGCTGTAAGCCTGTTGCTGGCCAAACACGGTGTATCGGTTAGACGTGGGCGGGTGGATGTGCACAGGGATCAAGGCATTGTAGAGCGTTTCAACcgcactctggctgagcggctctttgggcATCAGTATGCTCAGGAGCTGTGCCTTCCTCCCGGACACCAGTCCACTGAATGGGtcgctcggctgccctctgttgtcgCAGCTCTCAATAATGAAGTAACCCGCCTCACCGACAAGAAGCCTAAGGATGCAATCAAGGTAAAGGTTGTAACACAAAAGCCCTCTTCGGTGGTTCCAGGTCGCCCCACAGGACTAGATGAGCGCAAAATCCCGTCAGGTATGGGCGTTCGCTACCTCTACCAGCCAGGCGAACTGGaaggcggccgccgtcgcgcgacagACCCTGTATGGTCACTTGAGGTGTACCGGctggggcgctctgtcacaaagcccaATGAGCCCGTGCTATattatctagacgatacgtcggatggtcCGCAACGGGGCTTCGTCCGTGAAGAATTGCTTATAGTACCTCCTGATACTGAGCTTCCCCCTGATGGGGTCCTACAACGGCGTTAACGCTGCTGCGCCTCTTTTCCGGTTACACTCAAGGCAGGTGAGGCGGACGTTGTCACGGGTGTGGCCTCTGCTGTTATCTAGCCGGTCAACGGAGAATTGCTGCGTGTCTTTGGGCTGGTAGGCCCACAGGAGCTTGATGTCGCAAGCTGCGCAGAGATTGCCCTGAGCCTCTTTGAGCGCGAGGACGTGGTCGACCTTCAGGTTGAATCCATCTAGCCCTCTAGCTTGATCCTGACGCTTGTAGGCCACTAGCTTCCTCTGAATGGATTGCCGGGTCTGCTGCTCGGTGGGGGCGGGGACTCCGCTGTCCTCTTTTTTCGCCGGCGCCGGCGCATCACCGAACGAACCTTCCTCTGGGGGACTTGCTACCCTCTGGAGCTGGCTGAGATATTCTACCCGTGAGACGGCGAGGTAAGCCAGGTTGGACCGCTGGAGGTGGTCATCAACGATCCAGACCTTCTTTGGAGCGTGGAGCGTGAGACCCTGGGACGAGTGGACGGTCAATGCATATCCGAGGTGCAAATCTTCGGTGCGTATGGCCCTCCCTGCTGCCTCTATGGTGACGTCCACCACATCGTTGAGAACCAGCTTTTCTCTGATTTCTGTGCCTGGGATGGTGACCTCTATGTTTTGCTTCCGGCTGGCCTTGGGGTGGTACAGCAGGGGCACCGGAGTGTCCTTCCAGCAATCCTTGTGTCGTTGGAATAGGAGCTCCTGCGTTCGGTCACGTACCTTCTGCCTCGAGGTCAAGATAAGATCGCTTGGCTTCCAGACTTCACTAAACCTCTCCCATCCGAGGCATCCGGGTAGAGCTTTTCGCATCTCCTCGCACTGCTTCCGATCCGACTGTAGACGAATTGCTCGCTTGAGGGCCTTCAACGCCTCGTCTTTGGCTCGGTGATCGTGTTTGACCTCTTCATAGTAGTCTGCTGTCTGTACCAACCAGTTATGTGGCATTTCACCTGCAATCGGTGGCGGTTGGCCTTGATCGCCGCAACAGATAACTTGCACACTCCTATTTTCGAGCCAGTTCAGGAACGTCTCCAGAACAGATTGTGGCACAGTGCACACCTCGTCCCAGATGATAACGCGGGGGACGTATTTCTGGCTCATCCTTTCTGGGGTCCAGTCAGTCTGTCCACTCCAGCGGAAGAAGCTGTGATAAGTCTGGGCTTTGACCCCTCTGGCTCGCATCTCCTTGGCCAACCGGTGAGTCGGCGTGAAGACAAGGGGGTCTCTGCGACGGAAGAGCTCGATAGCGCGTGTCGTTTTtccactgccaccaccaccatTAAGGTAACTCAACTGGTGGCGGGTTAGCGGGTCGGTGTAGCGAGGTGCGGTGGAGTCGGGTGTTTGGCATGTGCGCCGCAAGTACTCTGGTTTGGGTAGATAGGCTGCGTGTTCCTGCGGCATGTACATCTGTTCACCCTTATCGCGCCACTGGGCCGGGGCAACCACGGGAAAGTACGGCTCTCCTGGCAGGCATGCATAACAATTTTCATCTCCACAATCACAGAGCCTTTCCGCCACGTACGCATCAACGTCGTTCAGTTTATGCAGCGCCGCCTTCTGGATATAGATGCTGTCGGTGGCCACTCGGACAGCCTCCCCGGGGCTAAATCTTGAAAGCATGGTGATGAGGTTGATGTGGGCGTAGGCCAGCATGGAAGCCCGCAGATGGGCGTACTGAGGCTGTGAGCTGTCGTAGTACGCGAGGATGTGGCCAAGAGGGCACCTTTGAGGGGCACCCACAAGCGTACCATTTTGTCGGGTGTCACGCACAAGGAAGTCTAGCTCTCCCTGGTCGGTGACCAGCCTTCGCGTCATTCTTTTGCCATCGGCCCTGCTACCCTGCGTGAACTTGCCTATGACTGCACAGGCCTGGTCTCGGCTGTCGGGCATCCAGACGTCGGTCTGTTTCCCAAAGGCAAGGATTGCTTCGCGGATTTTGAGGGTTTTCAAGAGACCGGACTGTTCAAGGTATGCGAGCAGCGGTGTTGGTGCCCAGCCCTTCTCGGCGAAATGCTTCCCAAACCAGGCGGGGATAACTGAATGGCAGTTATCTG encodes the following:
- the LOC135481368 gene encoding uncharacterized protein LOC135481368; this translates as MSKLADIYYSPRGYWKGLAAIPKLAAAAKVSEDTARAWLKKQAIWQIYLPRPKQLPRPLFGVETPNEVHQADLQFLPHDRPGRGRELYKYALTVVDVASRYKEAEALATKDSKEVADALTRIYKRGPLTWPKLFQVDPGREFMGAVSLLLAKHGVSVRRGRVDVHRDQGIVERFNRTLAERLFGHQYAQELCLPPGHQSTEWVARLPSVVAALNNEVTRLTDKKPKDAIKVAPQD